The window AATTTAAAAATTGGTGGAACGATTTTTGAATTTGTTTTTCGGGTGATGTTGGCGCATCGCCCGAATTTTTTCTTTAAAAAAAGGATTACATATCGATTTATTTTATAGTTAATGTTTGGTTTTTATACTCATAAGTAAAAGGTGCTACATCTTGAATTACCTGTAAAACTTCTTCCAGACTTTCCTTCTCAAATCGCCCTGAGAAACGTCTGTTTTCTATTGTCTTATTATAATTTTTAATCGTTAGTCCAAAGTGTCTCTCAAGTTTTCTTTGTATTTCACTAAAACTTTCATCTCTAAAAAGAAGAACCCCGTCTACCCACGCAACATGGTCTTCAATATTTACATCAGTTACCGTTATATCCTGATTCAATACATACGACGCCAATTGATTTGGTTTTATCATCAAAGGAGATGACTCATCTTCGACAAACAAACCTACACTGCCTTCAACTAAAACAACCTCAATCTTACTCGAACTTTGAAAAGCATCCACATTAAAAACAGTTCCGAAAACTTTGGTTTTAAGGTCTCCTGCCGAAACAATAAAGGGTTTATTACGGTCTTTGAAAACAGAGAAATAGGCTTCTCCGCTTAAGTAAATCGTTCTGTTATCCATCCCCTTAAAACTATTGGGAAACCTCAACTCTGTTCCGCCGTTCAGATATATCAAACTTTGATCCGGTAAAACCACCTCCAGCTTTTTTCCTAAAGGAACTTTTACTGTACTAAATTCCAGGACATCTTCATTTTGATTTTCCGAAAAATCTACTCTCCCTTTTGTCTGTCGTGCCAGAATTTTTCCTTCTTTATCAAATAAATTAGTACTATCGCCAACGATAATTTTTTTGGTTTCACCATCCTGGTAAGTTATAGTGATGGCATCATCTAATTCTTCCGTCCGATTTAATTTCGACAATATAAAATATCCGGTTGCAGCAAAGGCAAGTAAAACAGCTGCATATTTAAATACAACAGAATACCTCTGAAATGAAGATTTGCGGCTTTCAATTACAGATGCTTTTATACCTCTCCAAAGGAACTCAGCCTTAGAATCATTTATAAACTGATCTTGTTGCCGGTTCCATTTTTCATAAAACTCCTGATCAAACTCGCTGGTTTCACCCGAATTAAGATAACGCCCAAGAAGCTCTAATTCATCCTTGCTGCATTTATCTTCTAAAAATTTTTCAATTAACTTTTTTATTTCCATTTATGAACTTCATCTATTAGGTATACAACCGACAAAATGAATATCACTAGTGAAATTTCAAAAAAAATGAAATTTTAACATTTAAGATGATTTAATCAAGAAAATACTAATTCAGAAGAAATATAATCTGCAACAATAAAATGTTACTCTTTTTAAGTTGATTTAGCGCTGCCGTCATATGGGAAGACACGGTATTTTTAGAAATATTAAGATGTTCCGCAATTTCCTCATAACTCAATCCCTCCAGCTTATGCATTGTAAAGACTTTTTGCTGTTTCTCCGGTAGCGCCTCTATAAGTTGATTCAGCTTCTGTATCTTTTTTTGCTCGAATTCGTCATTGCGAGCACCATTTACAACCGGATGTATCTCCCTGTACTCTTCCATCAGCTGTTTTTCCCTGACTGATTTTTTCAAAAAATTGAACACTACACTCCTTGTCAAAACAAATAACTGATGCTCAATTGTTAAATCCGAAGCTATTTTAGACCGGTTATTCCAAAATTTAATAAAAACATCTTGTAGTAAATCATCCGCAAATGTCTGATCGCGGGTATATTTCAAAATAATCCCATACACCTTTTGAAAATAAGTATTATATACTTTTTCAAAGGCTCCTATATCCCCTTTTATGAGTTTATTTTGTATCGACATTTTAAGTTCAAAAAACGGAACGAATTTAAACTTTTAATAACAAATCCTTAAACAAATAGATCTTTTTGTATAAAAATGATTATTCCTCTTTATTTATTCAGTTATTCTCCGGTTCATTATCACGATATTCCTTTTGAAACAAATCGAGAAAGGCATCACCAATAAAATCTATGATTGTAGTAGCAGTTAATGCCTGATAACCTGACTTTTCCACTCCGAGATCGCCTGCCTTTCCATGTAAATAAACACCAAAAACTGCTGCATTCAAATGGTTATATCCCTGAGCTATCAAGCCTGTAATCATTCCGGTAAGCACATCGCCGCTTCCTGCTGTGGCCATTCCGGGATTACCCGTACTGTTTACATAAATCTGATCTTGATAAACTGTTATCGTATGTGCTCCCTTAACAACCATTATCAGGTCATTTTCTTTACTAAATCGCTTAACTTTTTCTAATTTATCAAAATCGTCTTTCCAAGCCCCTATTAGTCTTTCCAGTTCTTTGGGGTGTGGCGTCAATACAGATTTGGATGGAATATATTTTATAAGTTCAGGGGATCTTGATAAGATATTCAGGGCATCAGCATCTATAACCAAAGGAATCTTATTTCCTTCTAAAAACCCTGCAAAAGCTTTAATTGTTGCTTCATTAACACCAATGCCCGGGCCCACTCCTATTACATTCGGACTCGTATCATATGTTATCTCAGAAATAAATTCATTCTCCCGGTCCGTAATGACCATTCCTTCAGGAAATGAGCTTTGAAAAACAGTATATCCGCATTTGGGTATAAATGCTGTCACTAACCCTGCTCCGGTGTTCAGACATGCTTCTGACGCCATCAGTGGCGCCCCTATTTTCCCATAGCTCCCGCCTATAATAAGGGCATGGCCATAATCTCCCTTATGAGAAAACTTTTGCCTCGGAACATACAAGGGCAGTACCTCCTGCTTCCCTATAAGATACATTCCGGTATCGATACTTCCCAGAAAATTCATATCCAAACCAATATTCAACAACTCCCACTGGTTCGTATAACGACCCGTTTCGGGTAGAAAAAACACAAGTTTAGGAACCTGAAAAGTCAAGGTATGGCTCGCCCTTATCACATCCTTGGGATTATCAGGCGCCCTGTTTACATAAAGTCCGGAAGGTATGTCAACCGACAACACAAACGCCCTTGATTCATTTATATGATCTATCA of the Zhouia spongiae genome contains:
- a CDS encoding FecR family protein, with protein sequence MEIKKLIEKFLEDKCSKDELELLGRYLNSGETSEFDQEFYEKWNRQQDQFINDSKAEFLWRGIKASVIESRKSSFQRYSVVFKYAAVLLAFAATGYFILSKLNRTEELDDAITITYQDGETKKIIVGDSTNLFDKEGKILARQTKGRVDFSENQNEDVLEFSTVKVPLGKKLEVVLPDQSLIYLNGGTELRFPNSFKGMDNRTIYLSGEAYFSVFKDRNKPFIVSAGDLKTKVFGTVFNVDAFQSSSKIEVVLVEGSVGLFVEDESSPLMIKPNQLASYVLNQDITVTDVNIEDHVAWVDGVLLFRDESFSEIQRKLERHFGLTIKNYNKTIENRRFSGRFEKESLEEVLQVIQDVAPFTYEYKNQTLTIK
- a CDS encoding RNA polymerase sigma factor produces the protein MSIQNKLIKGDIGAFEKVYNTYFQKVYGIILKYTRDQTFADDLLQDVFIKFWNNRSKIASDLTIEHQLFVLTRSVVFNFLKKSVREKQLMEEYREIHPVVNGARNDEFEQKKIQKLNQLIEALPEKQQKVFTMHKLEGLSYEEIAEHLNISKNTVSSHMTAALNQLKKSNILLLQIIFLLN
- a CDS encoding NAD(P)H-hydrate dehydratase, with product MKIYTAEQMYAADEFTIKSQHITSIELMERASNQVFKWLDMRLQRQKVKIKVLAGVGNNGGDGLAISRLLIENGYDVTVHVVNFSDKRSKDFLLNLDRLKELKYWPETINKDMEYPEISSDEIVIDCIFGIGLNRAPENWVGGLIDHINESRAFVLSVDIPSGLYVNRAPDNPKDVIRASHTLTFQVPKLVFFLPETGRYTNQWELLNIGLDMNFLGSIDTGMYLIGKQEVLPLYVPRQKFSHKGDYGHALIIGGSYGKIGAPLMASEACLNTGAGLVTAFIPKCGYTVFQSSFPEGMVITDRENEFISEITYDTSPNVIGVGPGIGVNEATIKAFAGFLEGNKIPLVIDADALNILSRSPELIKYIPSKSVLTPHPKELERLIGAWKDDFDKLEKVKRFSKENDLIMVVKGAHTITVYQDQIYVNSTGNPGMATAGSGDVLTGMITGLIAQGYNHLNAAVFGVYLHGKAGDLGVEKSGYQALTATTIIDFIGDAFLDLFQKEYRDNEPENN